One Pseudomonas brassicacearum genomic region harbors:
- the tuf gene encoding elongation factor Tu, protein MAKEKFERNKPHVNVGTIGHVDHGKTTLTAALTRVCSEVFGSAKVDFDKIDSAPEEKARGITINTAHVEYDSAVRHYAHVDCPGHADYVKNMITGAAQMDGAILVCSAADGPMPQTREHILLSRQVGVPYIVVFLNKADMVDDAELLELVEMEVRDLLSTYDFPGDDTPIIIGSALMALNGQDDNEMGTTAVKKLVETLDSYIPEPERAIDKPFLMPIEDVFSISGRGTVVTGRVERGIVRIQEEVEIVGLRDTQKTTCTGVEMFRKLLDEGRAGENCGVLLRGTKRDDVERGQVLVKPGTVKPHTKFTAEVYVLSKEEGGRHTPFFKGYRPQFYFRTTDVTGNCELPEGVEMVMPGDNIQMTVTLIKTIAMEDGLRFAIREGGRTVGAGVVAKVIE, encoded by the coding sequence ATGGCTAAGGAAAAGTTCGAACGTAATAAGCCGCACGTCAACGTTGGTACTATCGGTCACGTCGACCATGGTAAAACCACGCTGACCGCTGCTCTGACTCGGGTCTGCTCCGAAGTTTTCGGTTCGGCCAAGGTTGACTTCGACAAGATCGATAGCGCCCCGGAAGAGAAAGCTCGTGGTATTACCATCAATACCGCCCACGTTGAATACGATTCGGCCGTGCGTCACTATGCACACGTTGACTGCCCAGGTCACGCTGACTACGTAAAGAACATGATTACCGGTGCTGCCCAGATGGATGGTGCGATCCTGGTTTGCTCGGCCGCTGATGGTCCGATGCCGCAAACTCGTGAGCACATCCTGTTGTCCCGTCAGGTAGGTGTTCCGTACATCGTTGTCTTCCTGAACAAGGCCGACATGGTTGACGACGCTGAGCTGCTGGAGCTGGTTGAGATGGAAGTGCGCGATCTGCTGAGCACTTACGATTTCCCAGGTGACGACACTCCGATCATCATTGGTTCGGCTCTGATGGCTCTGAACGGCCAAGACGACAATGAAATGGGCACCACTGCTGTCAAGAAGCTGGTGGAGACTCTGGATAGCTACATCCCAGAGCCTGAGCGTGCTATCGACAAGCCGTTCCTGATGCCAATCGAAGACGTATTCTCGATCTCGGGTCGCGGTACTGTTGTGACTGGTCGTGTTGAGCGTGGCATCGTCCGCATCCAGGAAGAAGTTGAGATCGTCGGTCTGCGTGATACTCAGAAAACTACCTGCACCGGCGTTGAGATGTTTCGTAAGCTGCTCGACGAAGGTCGCGCTGGCGAAAACTGCGGTGTGTTGCTGCGTGGCACTAAGCGTGATGATGTTGAGCGTGGCCAGGTCCTGGTCAAGCCAGGCACCGTCAAGCCGCACACAAAGTTCACTGCAGAAGTTTACGTTCTGAGCAAGGAAGAGGGCGGTCGTCATACTCCGTTCTTCAAAGGCTACCGTCCACAGTTCTACTTCCGTACAACTGACGTGACTGGTAACTGCGAGCTGCCAGAAGGCGTTGAGATGGTAATGCCGGGTGACAACATTCAGATGACTGTTACCCTGATCAAAACCATCGCGATGGAAGATGGTCTGCGTTTCGCTATCCGTGAAGGCGGTCGTACCGTCGGCGCAGGTGTCGTAGCCAAAGTCATCGAGTAA
- the secE gene encoding preprotein translocase subunit SecE, translating to MTPKAEAQGSRFDLLKWLVVVALVVVGVVGNQYYSASPILYRVLALLAIAAVAAFVGLQTAKGKSFFVLAKEARTEIRKVVWPTRQETTQTTLIVVAVVLVMALLLWGLDSLLGWLVSLIVG from the coding sequence ATGACTCCTAAAGCTGAAGCTCAAGGCTCTCGCTTCGATCTGCTCAAGTGGCTAGTAGTAGTCGCTTTGGTGGTTGTTGGCGTTGTTGGTAATCAGTATTACTCTGCTTCGCCGATCCTGTACCGCGTACTCGCATTGCTTGCCATTGCTGCCGTTGCTGCCTTCGTTGGTCTGCAAACAGCCAAGGGTAAGTCGTTCTTTGTACTCGCGAAGGAAGCTCGCACCGAGATTCGTAAAGTCGTATGGCCGACTCGCCAAGAAACCACGCAGACCACGTTGATCGTTGTGGCTGTTGTTCTGGTAATGGCGTTGCTGTTGTGGGGGCTTGATTCCCTGCTCGGCTGGCTTGTTTCCTTGATTGTTGGCTAA